One region of Acidobacteriota bacterium genomic DNA includes:
- a CDS encoding TPM domain-containing protein: MAPAGFRPRPAPGGRARRRGTLVRVSLTRAARLAALSLLLVAVLFVETAVAQVALPPRADRSVHDVAGVLSNEAVDTMERLHGALFAQTGVAIVVVTMPSLEGEPAADFALRIAEAWQPGRAGEDRGVVVVIALEERELFIATGYGVEGFLPDGRVGAIRDFARPALSQNDFSTGLLQISQALTAVSAAEFNVTIDGATLSTVAAAGQRRPRDDGRGGILGLLVMLGMGFLLFRHPSLFFLLMFSGMGGGYGHRGAGGFGGGGFGGGGGFGGFGGGGFGGGGAGGSF, encoded by the coding sequence ATGGCACCGGCCGGATTCCGGCCTCGGCCGGCGCCCGGTGGGCGCGCGCGGCGTCGTGGTACGCTGGTTCGCGTGAGTCTGACGCGAGCCGCCCGACTGGCGGCGCTGTCCCTGCTGCTGGTCGCGGTGTTGTTCGTCGAGACCGCTGTCGCGCAAGTAGCCCTCCCACCTCGCGCCGACCGTTCCGTCCATGACGTGGCCGGCGTCCTGTCGAACGAGGCGGTCGACACGATGGAGAGGTTGCACGGCGCACTGTTCGCGCAGACCGGCGTGGCGATTGTCGTCGTCACGATGCCGTCGCTCGAGGGAGAGCCGGCGGCCGATTTCGCGCTCCGGATCGCCGAGGCCTGGCAGCCGGGACGGGCCGGCGAGGATCGCGGGGTTGTCGTCGTCATTGCACTGGAGGAACGGGAGCTGTTCATCGCCACCGGTTACGGCGTCGAGGGCTTCCTGCCCGACGGTCGCGTCGGCGCGATCCGTGATTTCGCGCGTCCGGCCCTGTCGCAGAACGACTTCTCTACCGGGCTGCTGCAAATCAGCCAGGCGCTGACCGCGGTCTCGGCCGCGGAGTTCAACGTCACCATCGATGGAGCCACGCTCAGCACCGTGGCCGCCGCCGGTCAACGCCGCCCGCGTGACGACGGACGGGGCGGCATCCTCGGACTGCTCGTCATGCTCGGGATGGGTTTCCTGCTCTTCCGCCACCCGTCGCTCTTCTTCCTGCTGATGTTCTCCGGCATGGGCGGCGGCTACGGCCACCGCGGCGCCGGCGGGTTCGGCGGCGGTGGGTTCGGTGGCGGCGGTGGATTCGGCGGATTCGGCGGCGGTGGATTCGGCGGCGGCGGCGCCGGGGGGAGTTTCTGA